Part of the Acidimicrobiia bacterium genome is shown below.
GGTTGCCTCGACGGGATCACCCGCACACGGGAACGACGATCGCTCGCGGGTGTGACCAGCGTCACACGGTTGACGCGATACGTGGGCACCCCCTGCATCGTCAGTCAGGTAGAACAGTTCGTTGCTCCGTCCCGAGGAGGCGCGTCTGATGCGGGCGACGATGCGACAGCCCGGCGAGCAGCAATCGTCGATGGTCTCGACGACCCGCCTCGAGCGGCTGGCGACGTGGTGCTACGACCACCGCCGGCGAGTGGTGCGGGTCTGGCTCGCCGTCCTCGTGGCGGTCATCGCCGTCGGCGCCTTCGTGGTCACGGGCCACTTCGAGGACAAGTTCGGACAGGGGCACGGCGACTCGCGGACGACCCAGACCCTGCTCGACCAGCGGTTCCCCACCCGAGCCGGCGACACCGCCGACATCGTCTTCCACACCCCCGGACCGGTCGCGGCGCCGGCGACTCGCCAGAGCATGCAGGCCGTCATCGCCAGCGTCGTGCACCTGCCTCGCGTCGTCTCGGTGCGGGGCCCGTTCGATCCCACCGCGCACGGGCAGGTCGCCCTCGACGGGCACACGGCGTACGCGGTCATCCAGTTCGACGCCCGGACCGCGAGCCTCGCCAAGCCCGACCTCGTGAAGGTGGTCGACACCGCACGGGCGGCGAACCGCCCGGGCCTCCAGGTCGAGCTCGGCGGGCCGCCGATCAACAAGGCCGAGGGGATCAAGCTCGGGTCGAGCGAGTTCGTCGGCGTCCTCGCCGCCATCGTCATCCTGTTGGTGGCGTTCGGTTCGGTGATCGCGATGGGTCTGCCGATCCTCACCGCGCTGTTCGGCATCGGCGCCGGCATCGGCATCATCGACCTGATCAGCCGCGGCGTCGTGGTGCCCACCTTCGGCACCCAGCTGGCGGCGATGATCGGGCTCGGCGTCGGCATCGACTACGCGCTCTTCATCGTGACGCGGTACCGAGCCGGCCTCCACGCCGGGCAGGAGCCGCGGGACGCGGTCGCGATCGCGCTGTCGACCTCGGGCCGGGCGGTGGTGTTCGCGGGGTGCACGGTCGTGATCTCGCTGCTCGGGATGCTGCTGCTCGGCCAGGCCTTCGTCTACGGCCTCGCCTTCAGCGCCATCGCCGCGGTCGTGCTGGTCATGGCGGCCGCGCTCACGCTGCTGCCCGCCCTGCTCGGCTACGCGGGGCGCGCCATCGACAAGTGGCACGTGCCGAGGCTCTTCCACCGCGGCGAGGAGGGCGGTCGCGCCACCCTCTGGTACCGCTGGAGTCGCGTCATCCAGCACCGCCCCTGGATCGCGGGCGGCGCCTCGCTGGCGGTGCTCGTGGTCCTGGCCCTGCCCCTGCTCTCGATCCACCTCGCCTTCACCGACGACGGCAACAACCCGACGAGCACGACCACCCGGCGGGCCTACGACCTGCTCGCGAACGGGTTCGGGCCCGGCGTCAACGGACCCCTCGTCATCGCCGTCGACCGGCGCGGCGCCGACCCCCAGGTGGCTCGCCAGCTCGCGGCCCGGGTGGCCGCCACCCCGGGCGTCCAGTCCGTCTCGCCGCCGGCGTTCAACGCCGCCGGCGACACCGCGGTCGTCGTCGCGACCCCGAGGACCTCCCCCCAGGACACCCGGACCCAGGACCTCGTGAACCACCTTCGAGACCGCGTCGTGCCGCCGGCCCTGCGAGGCACGCCGGCGCGCGCGTACGTCGGTGGTGTCACCGCCGCCGCGATCGACGTCTCGGCCCAGTTCGCGCGCCGCCTGCTCTGGGTGATCGGCGGCGTCGTGGCGCTGTCGTTCGTGCTGCTCATGGCCGTGTTCCGATCGCTGGCGGTGCCCGTCAAGGCCGCGGTCATGAACCTGCTGTCCATCGGCGCCGCCTACGGCGTCATCGTCGCCGTCTTCCAGTGGGGCTGGCTCGGGTCCGTGATCGGGATCGGGAAGACCGCACCCATCGACCCGTGGATCCCGCTCATGCTGTTCACGATCCTCTTCGGCCTCTCGATGGACTACGAGGTCTTCCTGCTGTCCAGGATCCGAGAGGAGTGGCGCCGCACCGGCGACAACGCCACCGCGGTCGCCGACGGCCTGGCCGTGACCGGCCGGGTCATCACCGCGGCGGCGGCGATCATGGTGTGCGTGTTCGGCGCCTTCGTCCTCGGCGAGGTCCGAACCCTCAAGGTCTTCGGCCTCGGCCTCGCCGCCGCGGTTTTCGTCGACGCCACGATCGTGCGATCGGTGCTCGTGCCCGCCACGATGGAGCTGCTCGGTCGGGCCAACTGGTGGTTCCCGCGCTGGCTCGACCGTCTCGTCCCCACCGTCAGCATGGAGCCCGACGTCACCGCGTCGGAGGTCCTGGAGCCCGACCGGGTCCCCGAACCGTCGACCGTGCGCTGACGCTCGGCGGCGGAGCCGTCGCCCACCCCGAGTGACGCCGGCCGGCGTCGGGCTCCGGCAGCGGGATAGGGTGCGCGCCGACCACCGCCGGCGGCGCGCCGGGCACCGGTCGCAGGGAGGGGATGGGCATGGTTGATGTCGCGTCGGTCGCCGCTCGGCTGCCCGACTTCCGAGGCGAGCTGCTCCAGGCCGGCGACGCCGGCTACGACGAGGCCCGGCGGGTCTTCAACGCCATGATCGACCGGTCGCCGGCGTTGATCGTCCGCTGCACCGACGCCGACGACGTCGCCGCCGCCGTCAGGGTGGCGAGGGAGCAGGGCCTGCCGCTCAGCGTCTACGGCGGCGGCCACGGCGTCACCGGCGCCGCGGTCTGCGACGGCGGGATCTGCGTCGACCTGCGCGGGATGAAGGAGATCGAGGTCGACCCGGTTCGGCGCACGGCCCGGGTCG
Proteins encoded:
- a CDS encoding MMPL family transporter; its protein translation is MRATMRQPGEQQSSMVSTTRLERLATWCYDHRRRVVRVWLAVLVAVIAVGAFVVTGHFEDKFGQGHGDSRTTQTLLDQRFPTRAGDTADIVFHTPGPVAAPATRQSMQAVIASVVHLPRVVSVRGPFDPTAHGQVALDGHTAYAVIQFDARTASLAKPDLVKVVDTARAANRPGLQVELGGPPINKAEGIKLGSSEFVGVLAAIVILLVAFGSVIAMGLPILTALFGIGAGIGIIDLISRGVVVPTFGTQLAAMIGLGVGIDYALFIVTRYRAGLHAGQEPRDAVAIALSTSGRAVVFAGCTVVISLLGMLLLGQAFVYGLAFSAIAAVVLVMAAALTLLPALLGYAGRAIDKWHVPRLFHRGEEGGRATLWYRWSRVIQHRPWIAGGASLAVLVVLALPLLSIHLAFTDDGNNPTSTTTRRAYDLLANGFGPGVNGPLVIAVDRRGADPQVARQLAARVAATPGVQSVSPPAFNAAGDTAVVVATPRTSPQDTRTQDLVNHLRDRVVPPALRGTPARAYVGGVTAAAIDVSAQFARRLLWVIGGVVALSFVLLMAVFRSLAVPVKAAVMNLLSIGAAYGVIVAVFQWGWLGSVIGIGKTAPIDPWIPLMLFTILFGLSMDYEVFLLSRIREEWRRTGDNATAVADGLAVTGRVITAAAAIMVCVFGAFVLGEVRTLKVFGLGLAAAVFVDATIVRSVLVPATMELLGRANWWFPRWLDRLVPTVSMEPDVTASEVLEPDRVPEPSTVR